A window of Streptomyces gilvosporeus contains these coding sequences:
- a CDS encoding DUF456 domain-containing protein has translation MSAWQLVAVGLVLLLGLVGVLIPGVPGPPIVWAGVLWWAMTAQTRTAWTVLIAATVVLLLGQALKWLLPPRSLHTVGTPYGTLFLAGAAGIAGFFLLPVVGAPLGAVGGLYLLERLRLGSHGDAWASTRTVMRAIGLSVLVELFACLLVVGAWVGAVIAG, from the coding sequence ATGAGTGCCTGGCAGCTGGTCGCGGTCGGCCTGGTCCTGCTGCTCGGACTGGTCGGCGTGCTGATCCCCGGCGTTCCCGGCCCGCCGATCGTCTGGGCCGGCGTGCTGTGGTGGGCGATGACGGCACAGACCCGCACCGCCTGGACGGTACTGATCGCCGCCACCGTCGTCCTGCTCCTCGGCCAGGCCCTCAAATGGCTGCTCCCGCCCCGCAGTCTGCACACCGTCGGCACGCCGTACGGCACGCTGTTCCTGGCCGGGGCGGCCGGTATCGCCGGTTTCTTCCTCCTCCCGGTCGTCGGCGCCCCCCTCGGTGCGGTCGGCGGCCTCTACCTCCTCGAACGCCTCCGGCTCGGCAGCCACGGCGACGCCTGGGCCTCCACCCGTACGGTCATGCGGGCGATCGGCCTGAGCGTGCTGGTCGAACTGTTCGCGTGTCTGCTGGTGGTGGGGGCGTGGGTGGGCGCGGTCATCGCGGGCTGA
- a CDS encoding ATP-binding protein, with product MLRRTVRHADLRAVGEVRRELRQLLSHWAGQRNGEVAEVATLLTSELVTNALVHAEGGALVTATVGDRLRVEVRDFVSGRPEPRAATTDGTSGRGLLLVRSLADAWGIRSHGVGKSVWFELGGGPA from the coding sequence GTGCTCAGACGTACGGTGCGCCATGCGGATCTGCGGGCCGTCGGCGAGGTGCGCCGGGAGCTGCGGCAGCTGCTCAGCCACTGGGCGGGGCAGCGGAACGGCGAGGTCGCGGAGGTCGCGACGCTGCTGACCAGCGAGTTGGTCACCAATGCGCTGGTGCATGCGGAGGGCGGCGCCCTGGTCACCGCCACGGTCGGCGACCGGCTGCGGGTGGAGGTACGCGATTTTGTCTCCGGGCGCCCCGAGCCCAGAGCGGCGACCACGGACGGGACGTCCGGGCGGGGCCTGCTGCTGGTTCGCTCGTTAGCGGACGCGTGGGGCATACGGTCCCACGGGGTGGGCAAGAGCGTGTGGTTCGAGCTGGGCGGCGGACCTGCCTGA
- a CDS encoding bifunctional transcriptional activator/DNA repair enzyme AdaA translates to MDDETRYEAVCSRDARFDGEFFFAVRTTGIYCRPSCPAVTPKRVNVRFFPTAAAAQAAGFRACRRCRPDAVPGSAEWNVRADLVGRAMRFIADGVVDREGVGGLARRLGYSARQVQRQLTAELGAGPVALARARRAQTARVLLQTTELPVTELAFAAGFASIRQFNETMREIYAGTPSELRAAAARGSARTAARTAARQAAGGIPLRLAYRGPCAEAEMFDFLAVRAVPGVEEVRGPRGGRTYRRTLRLAHGTAIAEVDECGGTRMRRISPAGLVCPADRGGDGGWLECRLRLTDLRDLATAVQRLRRLFDLDADPYAVAERLGADPLLGPLVAQCPGLRSPGAADPEELAVRTVLGGPPERAAGLVRAYGKPLDTPDGGLTHLFPAPAELAGADVPAPVRALCTALADGTLVLDAGADRAAAERALAALPGVGPRAAAYIRMRGMGDPDVAAGVADAWRPWGAYALHHLWRAGIRPQGDVPGAVRDPDGAAARLSPR, encoded by the coding sequence ATGGATGACGAGACCCGGTACGAGGCGGTGTGCAGCCGGGATGCGCGGTTCGACGGGGAGTTCTTCTTCGCGGTGCGGACCACGGGAATCTACTGCCGCCCCAGCTGCCCGGCGGTCACGCCCAAGCGGGTCAATGTGCGGTTCTTCCCGACGGCCGCCGCCGCGCAGGCCGCCGGGTTCCGGGCCTGTCGACGGTGCCGGCCGGACGCCGTGCCGGGGTCCGCGGAGTGGAACGTACGGGCCGATCTGGTCGGCCGCGCCATGCGCTTCATCGCGGACGGGGTGGTCGACCGCGAGGGCGTCGGCGGGCTGGCGCGACGGCTGGGCTACAGCGCGCGCCAGGTGCAGCGGCAGCTGACCGCGGAGCTCGGCGCGGGCCCGGTGGCGCTGGCACGGGCGCGCCGGGCGCAGACCGCGCGGGTGCTGTTGCAGACCACCGAGCTGCCGGTCACCGAGCTGGCGTTCGCCGCCGGGTTCGCCAGCATCCGGCAGTTCAACGAGACCATGCGGGAGATCTACGCCGGTACGCCGAGCGAACTGCGGGCGGCGGCGGCCCGCGGCAGCGCCCGCACCGCGGCCCGCACCGCGGCGCGGCAGGCGGCCGGCGGGATCCCGCTGCGGCTGGCCTATCGGGGCCCGTGCGCCGAGGCCGAGATGTTCGACTTCCTGGCCGTGCGGGCGGTACCCGGCGTCGAGGAGGTACGGGGCCCGCGCGGCGGCCGCACCTACCGCCGTACGCTGCGGCTCGCCCACGGCACCGCGATCGCCGAGGTCGACGAGTGCGGCGGCACCCGCATGCGGCGCATCTCGCCCGCGGGGCTGGTGTGCCCGGCCGACCGGGGCGGGGACGGCGGGTGGCTGGAGTGCCGGCTGCGGCTGACCGATCTGCGGGACCTGGCGACGGCCGTGCAGCGGCTGCGCCGCCTCTTCGACCTGGACGCGGACCCCTACGCCGTCGCCGAGCGGCTGGGCGCCGATCCGCTGCTCGGGCCCCTGGTGGCGCAGTGCCCCGGGCTGCGCTCCCCGGGGGCCGCGGACCCGGAGGAACTGGCCGTGCGCACGGTGCTGGGCGGGCCGCCGGAGCGCGCCGCCGGGCTGGTACGGGCGTACGGAAAGCCGCTGGACACGCCGGACGGCGGGCTCACCCATCTCTTCCCGGCGCCCGCCGAGCTGGCCGGAGCGGACGTCCCGGCACCGGTGCGGGCGCTGTGCACCGCGCTCGCCGACGGGACGCTGGTCCTGGACGCGGGCGCCGACCGGGCCGCCGCCGAACGGGCGCTGGCCGCGCTCCCCGGTGTCGGGCCGCGGGCGGCGGCGTACATCCGGATGCGGGGGATGGGCGATCCGGACGTGGCGGCCGGGGTGGCGGACGCCTGGCGGCCCTGGGGGGCGTATGCGCTGCACCATCTGTGGCGCGCCGGGATACGGCCGCAGGGCGACGTCCCGGGGGCCGTACGGGACCCGGACGGCGCGGCGGCTCGGCTCAGCCCGCGATGA
- a CDS encoding PaaI family thioesterase, whose amino-acid sequence MAHDRPQDSAEVVIPPHIYGFPGVGFGGYAAGILAQNLSAASVKVNFRRPIPLGSPVALRRTEDKGYELTDAEGALLTAQECDEVAVPPSVPSWDDAVEAEKRHPLTNSPFATRDCYGCGGDRAPGQGLRQNFSQRPEQRMVVAPWTPDPELGRGRTVLTPEQMWGALDCPGGWACRLFSDAPHETVTAYMATTVTKPVVLGEDHVTFGWVLSKSGRKHMVGSAIATRDGELCARTEALWLTLPSQV is encoded by the coding sequence GTGGCGCACGACCGTCCGCAGGATTCGGCGGAAGTGGTGATTCCCCCGCACATCTACGGCTTTCCGGGCGTGGGGTTCGGCGGCTATGCGGCAGGGATCCTCGCGCAGAACCTGTCCGCCGCATCGGTGAAAGTGAATTTCCGCCGGCCGATTCCGCTCGGCTCTCCGGTGGCCCTGCGCAGAACCGAGGACAAGGGCTACGAACTGACCGACGCCGAGGGGGCGCTGCTCACGGCCCAGGAGTGCGACGAGGTGGCCGTACCGCCGTCCGTACCCTCCTGGGACGACGCGGTCGAGGCCGAGAAGCGGCACCCCTTGACCAACTCCCCGTTCGCCACCCGCGACTGCTACGGGTGCGGCGGGGACCGGGCGCCGGGCCAGGGGCTGCGGCAGAACTTCTCGCAGCGTCCCGAGCAACGCATGGTGGTCGCCCCCTGGACACCGGATCCCGAACTCGGCCGGGGGAGAACGGTGTTGACCCCGGAGCAGATGTGGGGGGCACTGGACTGCCCCGGCGGCTGGGCCTGCCGACTGTTCAGCGACGCGCCCCATGAGACGGTGACCGCCTACATGGCCACGACCGTCACCAAGCCCGTCGTCCTCGGCGAGGACCATGTCACCTTCGGCTGGGTCCTCTCGAAATCGGGCCGCAAGCACATGGTGGGAAGCGCGATAGCCACCCGCGACGGTGAGCTCTGCGCGCGCACCGAGGCCCTCTGGCTCACCCTCCCCTCGCAGGTCTAG
- a CDS encoding protein phosphatase 2C domain-containing protein, whose product MTDQGARRGQEDKWWRQLYGDGGDGEVGADSGAVRDAGACAAADSLDERVNSALRTLTPPGRRAPGSTPPPSSSSPVPAPPPSPAPEPAPEPEPGPPSDVPLAHPPVALPAADPEALDDLVPDTELDGAAYGCLTLRAVSLRGDRARYHGEARRDALLTARFGSGRDTLLLVAVATGRPGPEGSPRAARDACARIAAAVGRSGTRLAEDLRGGRRDALRSGLRRLTARGYGTVRGRAPEPAAEPPAAAEDHPAAVRCLLLPADPDCRTRVFFGAGAGGFFRLCDGAWQDLEPAVPQGEAFLFRPVDGRAGDTLLMCSAGLARPLRADTTYADRLALRWGGEPPALSAFLSAAQLPSAGHAGDRTAVGVWES is encoded by the coding sequence ATGACCGACCAGGGGGCACGGCGCGGCCAGGAGGACAAGTGGTGGCGGCAGTTGTACGGGGACGGAGGGGACGGAGAGGTAGGGGCGGACTCCGGTGCGGTACGGGACGCCGGGGCGTGCGCGGCGGCGGACAGCCTGGACGAGCGGGTGAACTCGGCGCTACGGACGCTCACCCCACCCGGGCGGCGGGCACCGGGCTCCACGCCGCCGCCGTCGTCTTCGTCTCCCGTTCCCGCCCCGCCTCCGTCTCCCGCCCCTGAACCGGCCCCGGAGCCCGAGCCCGGCCCACCCTCGGACGTCCCCCTCGCCCACCCCCCGGTGGCCCTCCCCGCCGCCGACCCGGAAGCCCTCGACGACCTGGTCCCCGACACCGAGCTGGACGGCGCCGCCTACGGCTGCCTCACCCTGCGCGCCGTCTCCCTGCGCGGCGACCGGGCCCGCTACCACGGCGAAGCCCGCCGCGACGCCCTGCTCACCGCCCGCTTCGGCAGTGGCCGCGACACCCTGCTCCTGGTGGCCGTCGCCACCGGCCGCCCCGGCCCCGAGGGCTCCCCGCGGGCCGCCCGAGACGCCTGCGCCCGGATCGCCGCCGCGGTCGGCCGCAGCGGCACCCGACTGGCCGAGGACCTCCGCGGCGGCCGCCGCGACGCGCTGCGCTCCGGCCTCCGGCGGCTCACCGCCCGCGGCTACGGCACCGTGCGCGGCCGGGCGCCGGAGCCCGCCGCGGAGCCGCCCGCCGCAGCGGAGGACCACCCGGCCGCCGTGCGCTGTCTGCTGCTGCCGGCCGACCCCGACTGCCGTACCCGGGTGTTCTTCGGCGCCGGCGCCGGCGGCTTCTTCCGCCTGTGCGACGGCGCCTGGCAGGACCTGGAGCCCGCCGTACCGCAGGGTGAGGCGTTCCTCTTCCGGCCGGTCGACGGCCGCGCCGGTGACACCCTGCTGATGTGCAGTGCGGGCCTGGCGCGGCCGCTGCGCGCCGACACCACGTACGCCGACCGGCTCGCCCTGCGGTGGGGCGGCGAGCCGCCCGCCCTGTCCGCCTTTCTGTCCGCCGCCCAGCTGCCCAGCGCGGGCCATGCGGGGGACCGTACGGCCGTGGGGGTGTGGGAGTCGTAG
- a CDS encoding tubulin-like doman-containing protein yields MKIFQPMLFVGLGGTGGLVGAELERKLRAELCGPDGVALSHLSGHAPYQLPDCLQFVYADYSETDLQRLPQFNVDPSLRAAYARTSRATHNLLPNFDSSPEVTKMLRASLRDEVADWLPPRIDEPKVTPLHNGAGQLPTVGRAALFATLRHSLAPVLEPLLQAIDAIAKSAGELSELGGGKVNGCDVFVAFSVAGGTGAGIFLDYLHLINQAFKMRRFDGVKIYPLVVMPSSFSSSAGGGREADLNAARALVDLFRLVDGQNAPTEGAEIGDLDHDSGLGIRYPGTTPIRLRTGILPTAFLFSPTAGIRQDDLRRSIVSLVMSLIGTELGDGRSRGRMTAADDDFQTFAASFINRGVHRSAMSPTGIGRQGVSTSLVASMTAPMDQLADLVAGRLLREAVTDLVERPRTTLRDTAVPLIRQLFADSHLEELWERRQLPVPEPDPVPRGSKAIEQALGERIADMQRLLTDLQTLADRQAASMADRFAPRPAIDKLLQSVDPFLAERVVRGVPASDEPIARSGFLGMLASRSVAPQRPPGIGDQPPKTPRIKGRLAGMSPARWGDDDVQAALQQQDLWYQWRSRIVWHEAWREQQQRWQSQADAAGTDLGRLVNAFRKHSDQERKVSAQKGLELYEDRTGISYLLPPQRTLNHFYEDLVTRLIRREGLREHDDEATLLLKMIDGDTWRSVHAQSRRNPDSAVAVVKAQLEGRITRLFAESGEHLEERPLLPSMSTLLAAAAGDADATEQVSKEALDLFGRKLTGLLPVGFTPEGTGPLRVLVTHPRVQAVDEVQEYLGKALRLPSDAKNSVEYRGVESDSITVVLFRSEMSLTQVPEARKVLRQWARAKDSEQAQDVLRWRQRLGFRDSWMVSCEEDRRAILHRLLCCMWNGQVDVVDGDTASPDRVRLRLFPETGENVPGVRLRLGDFPGGVSSWAELLRSYERWTVLDDERIVEDYCRELMGTQPVGLARSGSDPHPLFVELVEKIAPRQLELLEERRERGGERVEGWVRPLWEFWAETLPAALDTEFGDQRAIQPTLRTLLEHVRGGTPKPRPRKELREPRRAAPQDDDWGTAPRADHGDTRSDGHDDARSDGHADSEDADRQWAPWDDPGDPGPYSDRDRPGPYGDHDRDHDHDRSRRNPWDGDAE; encoded by the coding sequence ATGAAAATCTTCCAGCCGATGCTCTTCGTCGGCCTGGGCGGCACCGGTGGCCTGGTCGGCGCCGAACTGGAACGCAAGCTGCGCGCCGAGTTGTGCGGTCCGGACGGCGTGGCCCTCAGCCATCTGAGCGGCCACGCGCCCTACCAGCTCCCCGACTGCCTCCAGTTCGTGTACGCGGACTACAGCGAAACCGACCTCCAGCGGCTGCCGCAGTTCAACGTGGACCCCTCGCTGCGGGCCGCCTACGCCCGTACCTCCCGGGCCACCCACAACCTGCTGCCGAACTTCGACAGTTCGCCGGAAGTGACCAAGATGCTCCGGGCGAGCCTGCGCGACGAGGTCGCCGACTGGCTGCCGCCGCGCATCGACGAGCCCAAGGTCACCCCGCTCCACAACGGCGCGGGCCAGCTGCCCACCGTCGGGCGCGCCGCCCTGTTCGCCACGCTCCGGCACAGCCTCGCCCCGGTCCTGGAACCCCTGTTGCAGGCGATCGACGCCATCGCCAAGTCGGCCGGTGAGCTGAGCGAACTCGGCGGCGGCAAGGTCAACGGCTGCGATGTGTTCGTCGCCTTCTCGGTGGCCGGCGGCACCGGCGCCGGGATCTTCCTGGACTATCTGCACCTGATCAACCAGGCGTTCAAGATGCGCCGGTTCGACGGGGTGAAGATCTATCCGCTGGTCGTGATGCCGTCCTCGTTCTCCTCGTCGGCCGGCGGCGGACGGGAGGCGGACCTCAACGCGGCCCGTGCGCTGGTCGATCTGTTCCGGCTGGTGGACGGGCAGAACGCGCCGACGGAGGGGGCGGAGATCGGCGACCTGGACCACGACTCCGGGCTCGGCATCCGCTACCCGGGCACCACCCCGATCCGGCTGCGGACCGGCATCCTGCCCACCGCGTTCCTCTTCAGCCCGACCGCCGGCATCCGCCAGGACGACCTGCGCCGCTCCATCGTCTCCCTGGTGATGTCGCTGATCGGCACCGAACTGGGCGACGGCCGCTCCCGGGGCCGGATGACGGCGGCCGACGACGACTTCCAGACGTTCGCCGCGAGCTTCATCAACCGCGGGGTGCACCGCAGCGCCATGTCGCCCACCGGCATCGGCCGCCAGGGCGTCTCCACCAGCCTGGTGGCCTCCATGACCGCCCCCATGGACCAGCTCGCCGACCTGGTGGCCGGCCGGCTGCTGCGGGAGGCGGTCACCGATCTCGTGGAGCGGCCGCGCACCACGCTGCGGGACACCGCGGTGCCGCTGATCCGGCAGCTGTTCGCCGACTCCCACCTCGAAGAGCTCTGGGAGCGACGGCAGTTGCCCGTACCCGAGCCCGATCCGGTGCCGCGCGGCAGCAAGGCCATCGAGCAGGCGCTGGGCGAACGGATAGCGGACATGCAGCGGCTGCTGACCGACCTCCAGACCCTCGCCGACCGTCAGGCCGCCTCGATGGCCGACCGGTTCGCCCCGCGCCCCGCCATCGACAAGCTCCTCCAGAGCGTGGACCCCTTCCTCGCCGAGCGCGTCGTACGGGGCGTCCCGGCCAGCGACGAACCGATCGCCCGGAGCGGCTTCCTCGGCATGCTCGCCAGCCGCTCCGTCGCCCCCCAGCGGCCGCCGGGGATCGGCGACCAGCCGCCCAAGACCCCGCGGATCAAGGGCCGGTTGGCGGGAATGTCCCCGGCCCGCTGGGGCGACGACGACGTGCAGGCCGCACTCCAGCAGCAGGACCTCTGGTACCAGTGGCGCAGCCGGATCGTGTGGCACGAGGCATGGCGGGAACAGCAGCAGCGCTGGCAGTCCCAGGCGGATGCGGCCGGGACCGACCTCGGACGGCTGGTGAACGCCTTCCGCAAGCACTCCGACCAAGAACGCAAGGTCTCCGCGCAAAAGGGCCTGGAGCTCTACGAGGACCGCACCGGGATCTCGTACCTGCTGCCGCCGCAGCGCACCCTCAACCACTTCTACGAGGACCTGGTCACCCGGCTGATCCGCCGGGAGGGGCTGCGCGAGCACGACGACGAGGCCACGCTGCTGCTCAAGATGATCGACGGGGACACCTGGCGCTCGGTGCACGCACAGAGCCGCCGCAACCCGGACAGCGCGGTGGCGGTCGTCAAGGCGCAGCTGGAGGGCCGCATCACCCGGCTGTTCGCGGAGAGCGGCGAACACCTGGAGGAGCGGCCGCTGTTGCCGTCCATGAGCACCCTGCTGGCCGCCGCGGCGGGCGATGCGGACGCCACCGAACAGGTCAGCAAGGAGGCGCTCGACCTCTTCGGCCGCAAGCTGACCGGGCTGCTGCCGGTGGGCTTCACCCCGGAGGGCACCGGACCGCTGCGGGTGCTCGTCACCCACCCGCGCGTCCAGGCCGTCGACGAGGTGCAGGAGTACCTCGGCAAGGCGCTGCGGCTGCCCTCCGACGCCAAGAACTCGGTGGAGTACCGGGGGGTGGAGAGCGATTCGATCACCGTGGTCCTCTTCCGCAGCGAGATGAGCCTCACCCAGGTGCCCGAGGCCCGCAAGGTGCTACGCCAGTGGGCCAGGGCGAAGGACTCCGAGCAGGCCCAGGACGTCCTGCGCTGGCGCCAGCGGCTCGGCTTCCGGGACAGCTGGATGGTCAGCTGTGAGGAGGACCGCCGCGCGATCCTGCACCGGCTGCTGTGCTGTATGTGGAACGGCCAGGTGGACGTGGTGGACGGCGACACCGCCTCGCCGGACCGGGTGCGGCTGCGGCTGTTCCCCGAGACGGGCGAGAACGTGCCCGGCGTCCGGCTGCGGCTGGGCGACTTCCCCGGCGGCGTCTCCAGCTGGGCGGAGCTGCTGCGCTCGTACGAACGCTGGACGGTCCTCGACGACGAGCGGATCGTCGAGGACTACTGCCGCGAACTGATGGGAACTCAGCCGGTGGGGCTCGCCAGGAGCGGCAGCGATCCGCATCCGCTCTTCGTGGAGCTGGTCGAGAAGATCGCCCCGCGCCAGCTGGAGCTGCTGGAGGAGCGCCGCGAGCGCGGCGGCGAGCGGGTCGAGGGCTGGGTACGGCCGCTGTGGGAGTTCTGGGCCGAGACCCTGCCGGCCGCGCTGGACACCGAGTTCGGGGACCAGCGCGCCATCCAGCCGACCCTGCGCACACTGCTGGAGCACGTACGCGGCGGCACGCCGAAGCCGCGCCCGCGCAAGGAGCTGCGGGAGCCCCGGCGGGCCGCGCCCCAGGACGACGACTGGGGCACCGCCCCGCGCGCCGACCACGGCGACACCCGCAGCGATGGCCATGACGATGCCCGCAGCGACGGCCACGCCGACTCCGAGGACGCCGACCGGCAGTGGGCGCCGTGGGACGACCCCGGCGACCCCGGCCCGTACAGCGACCGCGACCGCCCCGGCCCGTACGGCGACCACGACCGTGACCACGACCACGACCGCTCGCGCCGTAACCCCTGGGACGGTGATGCGGAGTGA
- the rsgA gene encoding ribosome small subunit-dependent GTPase A — protein sequence MFDLDISAAHPLTAYGWDDGFAESFTPFAGQGFVPGRIVRVDRGRVDVVVADGDAVRTALADTALVATGDPMRVPCTGDWAVIDVENGRVGDHLDGVVRALLPRRTAMVRSTSSKRSEGQILAANVDHAVIAVSLAEALDLGRIERFVSLGWESGAQPVVVLTKADLVPDPAALGHLVADAESAAPGVQVLAVSAASGEGIEVLAAVVAGGTSVLLGRSGAGKSTLANALVGADVQDVQAIRDRDGKGRHTTTTRDLLALPGGGVLIDTPGLRGVGMWDAEEGLARTFSDVEALAERCRFADCAHGAEPGCAVMEAVDSGALSPRRLESYRKLQRENLRIVAKTDARARAVLRRDWKQKQALGRHMMERKRGGGGWD from the coding sequence TTGTTCGACCTCGATATTTCCGCTGCGCACCCGCTGACCGCCTATGGCTGGGACGACGGGTTCGCGGAGAGCTTCACCCCCTTTGCCGGGCAGGGGTTCGTGCCCGGCCGTATCGTCCGCGTGGACCGCGGGCGAGTGGATGTCGTCGTGGCCGACGGCGACGCTGTCCGGACCGCCCTGGCGGACACCGCACTGGTGGCGACCGGCGACCCGATGCGGGTGCCGTGCACCGGTGACTGGGCCGTCATCGACGTCGAGAACGGCCGCGTGGGCGACCATCTCGACGGTGTCGTACGGGCGTTGCTGCCGCGGCGTACGGCGATGGTGCGGTCCACGTCGTCCAAGCGGTCCGAGGGACAGATTCTCGCGGCGAACGTGGATCATGCGGTGATCGCCGTATCGCTGGCGGAGGCGCTGGACCTGGGGCGTATCGAACGGTTCGTCTCGCTGGGCTGGGAGAGCGGCGCCCAGCCGGTGGTGGTGCTGACCAAGGCGGATCTGGTGCCGGATCCGGCGGCGCTCGGGCATCTGGTCGCGGATGCGGAAAGCGCGGCCCCCGGTGTGCAGGTGCTGGCGGTCAGTGCGGCCTCAGGGGAGGGAATCGAGGTGCTGGCCGCGGTCGTTGCGGGGGGCACGTCGGTGCTGCTCGGGCGGTCCGGTGCGGGCAAGTCCACGCTGGCCAATGCGCTGGTCGGGGCCGACGTCCAGGACGTACAGGCGATTCGCGACCGGGACGGCAAGGGGCGGCACACCACGACCACACGGGATCTGCTGGCGCTGCCGGGCGGCGGCGTGCTGATCGATACGCCCGGTCTGCGGGGCGTGGGGATGTGGGACGCCGAGGAGGGGCTGGCGCGGACGTTCTCGGATGTGGAGGCGCTGGCCGAGCGGTGCCGGTTCGCCGACTGCGCGCACGGGGCGGAGCCCGGCTGTGCGGTCATGGAGGCCGTCGACAGCGGGGCGCTGTCCCCGCGCCGACTGGAGAGTTACCGCAAGCTCCAGCGCGAGAACCTGCGCATCGTGGCCAAGACGGACGCCCGGGCACGGGCCGTGCTGCGGCGCGACTGGAAGCAGAAGCAGGCCCTCGGGCGGCACATGATGGAGCGGAAGAGGGGCGGGGGTGGGTGGGACTGA
- a CDS encoding pyruvate dehydrogenase — MPRQTVAEQFVDILVRAGVQRLYGVVGDSLNPVVDAIRRHSGIDWIQVRHEEAAAFAAGAEAQLTGRLAACAGSCGPGNLHLINGLYDAHRSMAPVLALASHIPSSEIGTTFFQETHPDRLFAECSHYSELIASTRQMPRVLQTAIQHAVGQSGVAVVSLPGDIAAEPAPERAYEHALVTARPSVRPGDAEIDTLARMIDEAATVTLFCGSGTAGAHAEVMEFADRIKSPVGHALRGKEWIQYNNPFDVGMSGLLGYGAAYEATHECDLLILLGTDFPYNAFLPDDVKIVQVDVRPEHLGRRCTLDLAVWGDVRETLRCLIPKVTPKTDRRFLDRMLKKHADALEGVVKAYTRKVEKHTPIHPEFVASVLDEEAADDAVFTVDTGMCNVWAARYLSPNGRRRVIGSFSHGSMANALPQAIGAQFLDRGRQVVSMSGDGGFTMLMGDFLTLVQYDLPVKVVLFNNSSLGMVELEMLVSGLPSYGTTNRNPDFAALARAAGAHGVRVEKPKQLRGALREAFDHKGPALVDVVTDPNALSIPPKISAEMVSGFALSAGKIVLEGGVGRMLQMARSNLRNIPRM, encoded by the coding sequence ATGCCCAGGCAGACCGTCGCCGAGCAGTTCGTGGACATCCTGGTGCGGGCGGGGGTGCAGCGGCTCTACGGAGTCGTCGGCGACAGCCTCAACCCCGTCGTGGACGCCATCCGCCGGCACTCCGGCATCGACTGGATCCAGGTCCGCCACGAAGAGGCGGCCGCCTTCGCCGCCGGGGCGGAAGCGCAGCTCACCGGCCGTCTCGCGGCCTGCGCCGGCTCCTGCGGCCCCGGCAACCTGCACCTCATCAACGGTCTCTACGACGCGCACCGCTCGATGGCCCCGGTGCTGGCCCTCGCCTCCCACATCCCCTCCAGCGAGATCGGCACCACCTTCTTCCAGGAGACCCACCCCGACCGGCTGTTCGCCGAGTGCAGCCACTACAGCGAACTGATCGCCAGCACCCGGCAGATGCCCCGCGTCCTCCAGACCGCCATCCAGCACGCCGTCGGCCAGAGCGGGGTCGCGGTCGTCTCCCTCCCCGGCGATATCGCCGCCGAACCGGCCCCGGAGCGCGCCTACGAACACGCCCTGGTCACCGCGCGCCCGTCCGTACGCCCCGGTGACGCCGAGATCGACACGCTGGCCCGGATGATCGACGAGGCCGCCACGGTCACCCTTTTCTGCGGCAGCGGTACGGCGGGCGCCCACGCCGAGGTGATGGAGTTCGCCGACCGGATCAAGTCCCCGGTCGGGCATGCGCTGCGCGGCAAGGAATGGATTCAGTACAACAACCCCTTCGACGTGGGGATGAGCGGACTGCTGGGCTACGGCGCGGCGTACGAGGCCACCCACGAATGCGATCTGCTGATCCTGCTCGGGACCGATTTCCCCTACAACGCCTTCCTCCCCGACGACGTCAAGATCGTCCAGGTCGATGTCCGGCCCGAACACCTCGGCCGCCGCTGCACCCTCGACCTCGCCGTCTGGGGCGACGTCCGCGAGACGCTGCGCTGCCTGATCCCCAAGGTCACGCCGAAGACCGACCGCAGGTTCCTGGACCGGATGCTCAAGAAGCACGCCGACGCGCTGGAGGGGGTGGTCAAGGCGTACACCCGCAAGGTCGAGAAACACACCCCGATCCACCCCGAGTTCGTCGCCTCCGTGCTGGACGAGGAAGCCGCCGACGACGCGGTGTTCACCGTCGACACGGGCATGTGCAATGTCTGGGCGGCCCGCTATCTGAGCCCCAACGGCCGCCGCCGGGTGATCGGTTCGTTCAGCCACGGCTCGATGGCCAATGCCCTGCCGCAGGCGATCGGCGCCCAGTTCCTCGACCGCGGGCGGCAGGTCGTCTCGATGTCCGGCGACGGCGGATTCACCATGCTGATGGGCGACTTCCTGACCCTGGTGCAGTACGACCTGCCGGTGAAGGTCGTGCTGTTCAACAACTCCTCCCTGGGCATGGTCGAACTGGAGATGCTGGTCTCCGGGCTGCCCTCGTACGGCACCACCAACCGCAACCCCGACTTCGCGGCCCTCGCCCGCGCGGCCGGCGCCCACGGCGTACGGGTGGAGAAGCCCAAGCAGCTGCGCGGCGCCCTGCGCGAGGCATTCGACCACAAGGGCCCGGCGCTGGTGGACGTCGTCACCGACCCCAACGCCCTGTCGATCCCGCCGAAGATCAGCGCGGAGATGGTCTCCGGCTTCGCGCTGTCGGCCGGGAAGATCGTGCTGGAGGGCGGGGTCGGCCGGATGCTCCAGATGGCCCGGTCCAATCTGCGCAACATCCCCCGGATGTAG